The Euphorbia lathyris chromosome 3, ddEupLath1.1, whole genome shotgun sequence genome contains a region encoding:
- the LOC136224114 gene encoding uncharacterized protein: MPSESDKWGWEHVSVFGGFDRGSGTKRWKCNHCNLRYNGSYSRVRAHLLGFSGVGVKSCPAIDRSLREAFQILEEERLSRKKKKNSVNTKPCKRTRTPQASLSWKTITKEDVDDVVARFFYADGLNVDIVNSPYFHEMVQAIGAFGSGYELPSMDKLSDSFLSKEKGRIEKSMALVRESWPHTGCTILCVGQLNGTIGSFHINIFVSSPRGHTFLKAVDIDDSDEGDHLFSDALSDAIVEVGSSNVIQIISHLGGTCKSSESVILSKFPHIFWSPCTLHSILMLMEEIAELEWIKPVVTCAKAIEQCMLTYQHISSCIFIGSPKGSSKSINAKFAPSYCSVQRVFELRQVLQEVVVSDEWKQWKQSISEEAESVESAILGDEFWSKAHLILQLYEPFVRSLTMLDIDKSAIGFVYDWRIQALETLRNKAIDEGILNQLEELIDHKWDMLFSPLHATGYILNPRYMGKSQTKDKSVMRGWKATLERYESESTRRRALREQLSSYWRLEGSLGEEDAVDCRDKMDPIAWWENFGFETPILQTLAIKVLSQVSSVAMCQEIWQNNDFSCREAANRLGVQRVEDLLFVQNNLRLHYQRNNGTLSSSPRQRNVISSSSAVKAWDGSYFDQMKAIVSIHDNL; this comes from the coding sequence ATGCCATCAGAATCTGATAAATGGGGATGGGAACATGTTAGTGTCTTTGGTGGATTTGACAGGGGAAGTGGAACAAAAAGATGGAAATGTAACCATTGTAATTTACGATACAATGGATCTTACTCGCGTGTTAGGGCTCACCTTCTCGGTTTCTCTGGTGTTGGTGTCAAAAGCTGCCCTGCAATAGATAGGTCTCTCCGAGAAGCATTTCAGATCCTCGAGGAAGAGCGCCTTTctaggaaaaagaagaagaattctGTAAACACGAAGCCTTGTAAGCGCACGAGGACTCCACAGGCTAGTCTTTCTTGGAAAACTATCACCAAGGAAGACGTCGACGATGTTGTAGCTAGATTTTTTTATGCAGATGGTTTGAATGTAGATATTGTTAATTCACCTTATTTTCATGAAATGGTGCAAGCAATTGGTGCTTTTGGGTCAGGTTATGAACTTCCATCTATGGAtaaactttctgattcttttctaagcaaagaaaaaggaaggatCGAAAAGTCGATGGCGCTAGTAAGAGAGTCCTGGCCGCATACTGGGTGCACGATACTCTGTGTCGGTCAATTGAATGGCACAATAGGTAGCTTCCACATTAATATTTTTGTCTCAAGTCCAAGGGGTCATACATTTTTGAAAGCAGTAGATATAGATGATAGTGATGAAGGAGACCATTTGTTTTCGGATGCTTTGAGTGATGCAATCGTGGAGGTTGGTTCGTCGAATGTTATTCAGATCATCTCACATCTAGGCGGTACGTGTAAGTCATCTGAATCCGTTATACTGTCTAagttccctcatatattttggTCTCCTTGCACTTTACATTCTATCCTCATGCTAATGGAAGAAATAGCGGAACTCGAATGGATAAAGCCCGTTGTCACGTGTGCCAAGGCAATTGAACAATGCATGCTGACTTACCAACATATTTCTTCATGTATTTTCATTGGAAGTCCGAAAGGAAGTTCGAAATCGATCAATGCAAAGTTCGCTCCTTCCTATTGTTCTGTCCAGAGAGTTTTCGAGTTAAGGCAAGTTCTTCAAGAAGTGGTTGTTAGTGATGAATGGAAGCAGTGGAAGCAGAGTATTTCGGAGGAAGCTGAAAGCGTTGAATCTGCTATTTTAGGAGATGAATTTTGGAGCAAAGCTCATTTGATTTTGCAGTTATATGAGCCATTTGTAAGATCACTAACTATGCTGGACATCGATAAATCTGCTATCGGTTTTGTTTACGATTGGAGGATTCAAGCACTCGAAACTTTGAGGAACAAGGCGATTGACGAAGGGATATTGAATCAGTTGGAAGAATTGATAGATCACAAATGGGACATGCTGTTTTCTCCACTTCATGCAACAGGTTACATACTAAATCCAAGATACATGGGGAAATCTCAAACCAAGGATAAATCTGTAATGCGGGGATGGAAAGCGACACTGGAAAGATATGAAAGCGAAAGCACAAGGAGACGTGCGCTCAGGGAGCAACTCAGCTCGTACTGGCGGCTCGAAGGATCCTTAGGAGAAGAAGATGCTGTGGATTGCAGAGACAAAATGGACCCTATTGCGTGGTGGGAGAACTTTGGTTTCGAAACTCCGATTCTGCAGACACTAGCCATAAAAGTTCTGAGTCAGGTTTCGAGTGTTGCAATGTGTCAAGAGATCTGGCAAAATAACGACTTCTCGTGTCGAGAAGCAGCAAACCGGTTAGGAGTACAGAGAGTGGAAGATCTTCTCTTTGTTCAGAACAATCTTAGACTCCATTACCAAAGAAATAACGGCACCTTAAGCTCCTCGCCCCGCCAAAGAAATGTCATATCAAGTTCTTCTGCGGTTAAGGCATGGGATGGTTCTTATTTCGATCAAATGAAGGCGATTGTAAGTATTCATGACAACTTGTGA